TCATTTTTCCGGATAAACAAGAAAAAGGATTCATGTTTGTCCGGTATCATCGTGGGTTGGCCACCCGGATATTCCTCTTATTCTATTGAGTAAACGGACAAATTTGAATTTAGTTATTGATTCAAAAAAAATCTGGCTTACAATCTAATTTACTACACTGCTCTTCCTGTTTAATTATACAGGTTGATAATCATCGAATTACTCTTGATAACAGGAGCAGCGGCGCCGGTTCTTCCTTTCGGACAGCTTATCGGAAATATGTTGGGGTGGAATTGTTGGACTGCGAAAGTGGAAATATGCCCGGTTGCCGAAAAGGGCTGATAGAGTAGGCGAAATTGAAATTAAACCAACGGATTATGAAAAAAATACTTTTTACTTTTGTTATCCTTCTGGCTATAATAGCCAATGGACAAGCGCAGGAAAAGCTGAAGATCGGTGAAATAAAGAACGGTAAGTTCCAGGTCACCAATCCGGATGCTTTGAAAGCTTTCTTTATGAACAGCCTGGGAAATAGCGGAGCCTTGGGGAAAGATTTCCAGGTCAGCACAGCGCCGGAAGGCGACCGCTTCTTTGTTTATTACCCTGTATCCGGAAATAAGGATAAAGTGACAAATATAGGTGTGATGCTAGTTAAAATTAAGAATGATGCTTTTATTGTCGAAAATCCACCTGATCCCATCCCAAACGCACCCGGGGGTGGTGGAAGTGCCACATTTACATGCACCGGTAATCCATGTGAATCATGCACTCCTGATATTACATGGCCGATAGGGAATTGGATTCCATTGATCATGTGTAATTGTGAAGGTGGTGGCCATTGTAACATGTCAATCTCCTTCTCAATCAATATTAATATTGGTTTCTAAAATGATAATTTACTCAGTGTAAACTCTTTCAGATTGAAATATCGGATAAGATAAATTAATTAAAATCCTCTCTGAAGGAGTTTACACTTTCCTTTACCCAATTTAAGCTAATTAATATGAAAACACGGCTACTCCTGATCTTTCTTCTCTCTGCCAATGTGCTATTTTCCCAAGTAAGCAGTGAAAAGTCACAATCCGGAGATCCATTTCTAAATTCGGTCTTAAAAATATTCTTCCTCGAAAATATTTCCTATGAAGTCTCTTCCAAAAAAAAGGCATTATTTGACTTGGATACGGCATATTCTCAAGCAAAGGTTACAGTCAAAAAGCAAGGTGACTCCATCATCTTTTTACATATTATAAACTCTACCCAACAGGATGAATTACTGCTTTATAGTGATTCCGTATGGTACGTTCGTCATCAGGAAAAAGAATTGCGGTTTATTGGAAAAGGAATCGATGGTGCAGGTAGAAATTATTTATTGGAACATTTCCCTGTTAGTTTATACACTATAGATACACTAATTAATCAAGTGAACCCATTTTGGAGAATCATCAGAGAAAATGAACTATATAATTTGGTTTCAATTGACATTGCGACTAAACCAGAGGAGGTTTCTGACCTTCGGGTGGAAATCTTGATAAAGCATTCTGACAGCCTGATTTATTCAATGATACAAGATGTTGGTTTCAAGGGAATGACTGTCCGTCTTTTTCAAGAGGAAACCTTCCGGAATTATACTTTCCCTACGACTGATCAAGTCGTATTGCCTGCCTGTTTCAATGATTATAAGAAGATTATTCCAGACTATATAGCTATAGATGGACTTGAGAAATCACAATCGGATAGCGTGAAACAGGATATTTTTTTACAATCCATAGAACTGTATGATTTGGAAGAAAATCCTTTCAGACTGCCGGAAGAAGGATTGATCTTTTTCGATCTATGGTACGTAGGTTGTTTTCCCTGCATGAAAGCTGCACCGGTGATCGAAAAACTCTTCAATGAATATAAAGACAGTATTCATTTTTACAGTGTAAATGAAGTCGACTCCGACAAGGAAAAGATTAAGCGGTTTATGGACATGAAAAACATTTCATTTCCTGTGCTGCTTGGTGGCAAAGAAAAACTTGCCGTTAAGGTCAATGGCAGAAGTGGTTATCCGCTATTTATCCTGATGGATGCCCAAAGCGGCAAAGTATTATGGAAATTAGAAGGATATACGGAAAACCTTGAAGAACTTATAAAAAATGCCATCGACCAAAACCTTTGATGATTACCCGGCCATACTTTAATTATGTTCAGACCTTCAGGATATATATCACTTTTTGATGAAATCAATCTTAATAACAATTTCGTTTTTGCTGATATGGGCATATTCGCAAAGCCAGCCGGGTGCAACTGACCTGCAAAAACAACTGGATGAATTAAGATCCAGGATCAAAATACTGGAGAAAGAGAATGATAAACTGAAGTCGGAAAGCAGATCGAACGACAGTGTGGCTTATTGCACCTTGCGTTACGAAATATTCGAAGCTTTCACGAATGTTTCACAACTTGATTTCGATTTTAAGAATACAGCCGATAAAATTGCTGTAACCGGCTTGTTTACCAAGTTAATGCAGGCAAACAACCCGACCAGCGATATCCTCGGTTTCCGGTTCACTGAAATAATTTTTTCTGCCTCGGAAAAGCATTTTAAAGAGGCATTGAAAGATGAAGGAGATAAAAAAAGATTTTCGCAGGTCATCAGTAAAATCATTGATAATCCGGTTGTTTCCTCACTCGCTAATACTAATCCGGTCACTTCTGTTGTGGCGGCCATCATCAACATTGTTGCCGGTTTTACAACCTCACGGACTGAAGTTGAAAAAGAAGGTGGCCGGATCAAAGATGTCACTGTTGAACAGCAGGATGCTTTTGAGAATAGAGGAATTTCAGCCTTCCGAAATGAATTGAAGGAATACATTGACTTTTATGATGCGCTCATTATTGCTTCCTGTGATTACCTGGAAGGTCTTGATGCACTTAATAGAAAGTTCGCTAATCTCATCCAGTCGGTAACGGATTACAAAAAGGAACTCTACACTGAACTTGATTTCAAAGAAAGCAACCTGCTGATGCAACTGGCAAAGTTATTACCGGACCCTGCTGCAGATGGCATCAATTATAGCGGCATCATTCATGACCCTAAAATTCAGAAGAGCCAGCTTCTTGCAAGAAAATACCCGGTCCTGCAGCAGGCTGTCAGCTCTTTCAAAAAAGAATATAACACCCTCCTTTTTAATTTCTTATCGGATTATATCAAAACCCTGAAAACGGCCAGGGACTTCCCCAGCGGGGATATAGATAAAACTAAGACCGATGCCCTGGTTACTGATATTGAAACCTTTATCAACAGTCAGAAAGGCAAAGAACGGGAAGAGCTGGATGCATTCAGATAAAGTTTGAAACCCATTCTATGTATCTTTGTCACTAAAGTAGCTAAAACCAAAACTTTGGTTTCTAATTTCAAATTTCTATTTTCAAATTTCTAATTTTAATGATTACCATTATTGCCGATGATCACATCCCTTTCCTGAAAGGCGTTCTCGAACCTTTCGCAAAGATTATTTATACGAAAGGCGGCCAGATTGACCACAAACTCGCCCTGCAGGCTGACGGGTTGGTTATCCGGACAAGAACATTTTGTAATGCCAGCCTGCTGGAAGGAACACCGGTGAGGTTTATCGCCACGGCTACCATCGGTTTTGATCATATCGACACGGATTATTGTTCAAAAAAGGAGATCAGCTGGCATCATGCCCCCGGGTGCAATGCTTCGTCTGTCAGGCAATATCTGGCATCCGCCCTGGTCAATCTGGCATTAAGACATAAATTCAGCCTGCAGGGCAAGAAGATCGGTATTATTGGCGTAGGGCACGTCGGTAGCAAAATAGCCCAGCTTGCCAGTGCACTGGGCATGGTTCCCCTGCTCAATGACCCCCCCAGGGAAAGATCTGAAAATATAGGTGGTTTTGTATCCCTTGAAGAAATACAGGAAACCGCTGATATCATTACTTTCCATGTGCCCCTCACCCATGAAGGTCCGGATAAAACATATCACATGGCGGATAAGGAGTTTTTTAAAAAGCTCAGAAAAAAACCATTGCTCATTAATACCGCACGTGGCCCTGTTATCGATACTCATTTAGTTAAAGACACCGTCTGCAGAGGTGAAATTTCCGGATTTGCTGCCGATGTATGGGAAAATGAACCAAATCCTGACAGAGAACTGCTGGAAATAGCCGGCATTGCCACTCCCCACATCGCAGGTTATTCCGTGGAAGGCAAAGCAAACGGAACAGTTGCCTGCGTGCAGGCCGCCAGCCGCTTCTTCAACTTCGGAATTGATGATTGGTATCCATCGCCCCTACCACTTCCTGAAAATCCGCTGATTGAAATAAATGCCCGGGGCAATACAAATGAGCTGGTAATATTCGAATCTATTCTTGCAAGCTATGATGTTCGGCATGATGATGCCATCTTCCGGAAGGATCCTTCCCAATTCGAAAACCTCCGGAATCATTACCCGGTCAGACGCGAGTTTGGCGCATACCGGGTACATATTTCAAATTCAAGGACAGAACTTCTATCAATGCTGCATAAAATTGGATTTTCTTCGAGTTCTGAGTTCTGAGT
The nucleotide sequence above comes from Bacteroidales bacterium. Encoded proteins:
- a CDS encoding TlpA family protein disulfide reductase codes for the protein MKTRLLLIFLLSANVLFSQVSSEKSQSGDPFLNSVLKIFFLENISYEVSSKKKALFDLDTAYSQAKVTVKKQGDSIIFLHIINSTQQDELLLYSDSVWYVRHQEKELRFIGKGIDGAGRNYLLEHFPVSLYTIDTLINQVNPFWRIIRENELYNLVSIDIATKPEEVSDLRVEILIKHSDSLIYSMIQDVGFKGMTVRLFQEETFRNYTFPTTDQVVLPACFNDYKKIIPDYIAIDGLEKSQSDSVKQDIFLQSIELYDLEENPFRLPEEGLIFFDLWYVGCFPCMKAAPVIEKLFNEYKDSIHFYSVNEVDSDKEKIKRFMDMKNISFPVLLGGKEKLAVKVNGRSGYPLFILMDAQSGKVLWKLEGYTENLEELIKNAIDQNL
- a CDS encoding 4-phosphoerythronate dehydrogenase, which translates into the protein MITIIADDHIPFLKGVLEPFAKIIYTKGGQIDHKLALQADGLVIRTRTFCNASLLEGTPVRFIATATIGFDHIDTDYCSKKEISWHHAPGCNASSVRQYLASALVNLALRHKFSLQGKKIGIIGVGHVGSKIAQLASALGMVPLLNDPPRERSENIGGFVSLEEIQETADIITFHVPLTHEGPDKTYHMADKEFFKKLRKKPLLINTARGPVIDTHLVKDTVCRGEISGFAADVWENEPNPDRELLEIAGIATPHIAGYSVEGKANGTVACVQAASRFFNFGIDDWYPSPLPLPENPLIEINARGNTNELVIFESILASYDVRHDDAIFRKDPSQFENLRNHYPVRREFGAYRVHISNSRTELLSMLHKIGFSSSSEF